A single window of Micrococcaceae bacterium Sec5.1 DNA harbors:
- a CDS encoding TasA family protein translates to MAISLKTTSGKVLASVALLGTAAAVAGMGTYGAFTSSTSASQQVTAGTVTIALGTGANNTLNVPVAGLLPGDKVEKLVTLANTGNSDLNNVTLTTSAGATASLLTTDVTNGLQLTIENCSVAWTGAAAPYTCTGTKTTVMAAAPVITANKVLNNLTALTSAKTDYLKVTTAFPTTANDTFQGATSTIAFAFTGTQRTETIK, encoded by the coding sequence ATGGCCATCAGCCTCAAGACCACCTCCGGCAAGGTCCTCGCTTCCGTCGCACTGCTCGGCACCGCAGCCGCGGTCGCCGGCATGGGAACCTACGGCGCGTTCACTTCCTCCACCTCGGCCAGTCAGCAAGTCACCGCCGGCACCGTCACCATCGCCCTGGGCACCGGAGCGAACAACACTCTCAATGTCCCCGTCGCGGGCCTGCTGCCCGGAGACAAAGTCGAAAAGCTCGTCACCTTGGCCAACACCGGCAACTCGGACCTGAACAACGTCACCCTCACGACCTCCGCCGGGGCCACCGCCTCACTGCTCACCACGGATGTGACCAACGGCCTGCAGCTGACCATCGAGAACTGCTCGGTCGCCTGGACCGGCGCCGCAGCCCCCTACACCTGCACGGGCACGAAGACCACGGTCATGGCCGCCGCCCCGGTGATCACCGCGAACAAGGTCCTGAACAACCTGACCGCCCTTACCTCGGCCAAAACCGACTACCTCAAGGTCACCACCGCGTTCCCCACCACGGCCAACGACACCTTCCAGGGCGCCACGAGCACCATCGCCTTCGCCTTCACCGGCACCCAGCGCACCGAAACCATCAAGTAG
- a CDS encoding signal peptidase I, with protein MSALTSISGAALKGRRSAAKPAKTSMTLATAGVKQPTAAPATTAVETPAKAAIPAKAAAAPGAFRRIAAKTMKFLGFTMLAVAALVFLLLAIGPRILGYQTSTMLTGSMAPLINPGDVVVTVPTPIVDLKVGDIITYHIPVEDQRVETHRITEITTTADGSVAVQTKGDANNGIDPWIATLQGKTVDKQIATIPYVGNAIRALREPLVLNILMYGAPGILVIGMLASIWSKDPSKSTLEDTAQPQAASHD; from the coding sequence ATGAGCGCACTGACCAGCATCAGCGGAGCCGCCCTCAAGGGCCGGCGTTCAGCCGCAAAGCCTGCAAAGACGTCAATGACTTTAGCCACCGCCGGGGTGAAGCAGCCCACAGCGGCACCCGCGACAACCGCCGTCGAGACCCCCGCCAAAGCCGCGATTCCAGCCAAAGCCGCCGCGGCCCCGGGTGCGTTCCGCCGTATCGCTGCTAAGACGATGAAATTCCTCGGTTTCACCATGCTGGCCGTGGCGGCCTTGGTTTTCCTCTTGCTGGCGATCGGTCCGCGAATCCTGGGCTACCAAACCTCCACGATGCTGACAGGGTCGATGGCGCCGTTGATCAACCCGGGCGACGTCGTCGTGACCGTTCCGACGCCGATCGTCGACCTCAAGGTGGGCGACATCATCACCTACCACATCCCCGTTGAAGACCAGCGGGTGGAGACGCATCGCATCACTGAGATCACCACTACAGCCGATGGCAGCGTAGCCGTCCAGACCAAGGGCGACGCGAATAATGGCATCGATCCATGGATCGCCACCCTGCAGGGCAAAACGGTGGATAAGCAGATCGCAACCATCCCTTACGTCGGGAATGCCATTCGTGCCCTCCGTGAACCGCTCGTCCTGAACATCCTGATGTATGGAGCGCCCGGGATCCTGGTCATCGGGATGCTCGCCTCCATCTGGAGTAAGGACCCCAGCAAGTCGACGTTGGAAGACACCGCGCAGCCACAAGCAGCCAGCCATGACTGA